GGGCCACCTTGCCGAGGATCTCGTGCACCTGATCGTTCTGGTAGGAGGTCACGTAGAAGAACGGGCTGCAGTCCTTGCCGGCAAAGGTCGACGGGCCGGCATTGGGGCTGATCAGGAATGTCTTGGACTCCGTGACGGGGCGATGGATCGCTTGCAGGATGTTGGAGAAGATCGGTCCGACCACGAAATCGACCTTGTCGCGCTCGAGCAGGCCCTTGACCTTGGTCACCGCCGCATCCGGCTTCAGCTCGTCATCGACCACCACGACCTCGACATCGCGGCCGCCCATCTTGTTGCCGAGATCCTTGACCGCGAGCGCAAAGCCGTCGCGAACCTGCTGGCCGAGCGCGGCGGCGGGCCCCGACAAGGTCACGATCACGCCGAGCTTGATCTTCTCCTGCGCCAGTGCCGGGTCCAGTGCGGCGCCGACGAGCAGAGCCAATCCCGCCAACTTCAGTTGCTTCTTCATGATCTCTTCCCCGATATGCTCGCGCTCACGCTACAGTCGTTCGATCCAAGCTTATTCTGATGACGGCATCCGCGGCAAGCCGAGCCGAAGCTTGCTGCATCTTGCATTGCGCCATCAACCCCGCGCGATCAGCCCTGTGCGATCACCCCTGCGCTATATGCAAGCGGCGCGCCAATTGCTTGAAGCCTAAAGAAATTCGGCCCGCGCTGGTTGTTCGGCACGTTTTGGGCTTGCGGCGAAGCGGAAATTATTTGAAGCTCAAAACGACCGTTGGCTCGCTTCCGCCGCCAGTGCTGTGACATAGTGACCGCACCACGATGCTCGATTCCGAGACCAAGGCTGTCGAACTTCCCGAAGACCACGCCGAAGAGCTTCGGCTGTGGCTGCGTCTGTTGACCTGTACGACCCTGATCGAGGGTGAGGTGCGCGGCCGCCTTCGGGAGCGGTTCGACGTTACGTTGCCTCGTTTCGATCTGATGGCGCAGCTCGACAAGGCGCCGGACGGCATGACCTTGTCCGACGTCTCCAAGCGCATGATGGTCTCCAACGGCAATGTCACCGGACTCGTCGAACGTCTCGTGGAATCCGGGCATCTCGACCGCCGCACGTCCGACACCGACCGCCGCGTCCAGGTCATCCGGCTGACGAAGCTTGGCCGCGCCGAGTTTCGCAAGATGGCCACGGAACACGAGACCTGGATTGCCGACGTCTTTGCCGATCTCACGCCAAAGGACGTGCGTGAATTGATGCGCCTCCTGGCCAAGACCAAGGCCTCGGCCCAGAAATCCGCTTCGCGCCGCAGAGCGTAGGCTGTTCCGCGGCGAACTCCCCCTGCCATCAGAAAAAGCGCGTGATCTCCAAAATCTGCTATTGCGTCAAATTATTTTAAGC
This region of Bradyrhizobium sp. CCGUVB1N3 genomic DNA includes:
- a CDS encoding MarR family winged helix-turn-helix transcriptional regulator, coding for MLDSETKAVELPEDHAEELRLWLRLLTCTTLIEGEVRGRLRERFDVTLPRFDLMAQLDKAPDGMTLSDVSKRMMVSNGNVTGLVERLVESGHLDRRTSDTDRRVQVIRLTKLGRAEFRKMATEHETWIADVFADLTPKDVRELMRLLAKTKASAQKSASRRRA